The Clostridioides sp. ES-S-0010-02 genome window below encodes:
- a CDS encoding ATP-binding cassette domain-containing protein, whose product MEMIVKTNRLSKEYNKIFRVKDLDLRVPKGAVYGFLGPNGAGKSTTLKMLLGLAKPTQGNISILGKELNDKNRISILNDIGSLIESPSYYGHLTGLENMTIMQRLLDLPKKNIHEALKIVRLENQKNKKVSQYSLGMKQRLGIAMAIMKFPKLLILDEPTNGLDPAGIEEIRELIKSLPEKYGMTVLISSHLLSEIDQIATSIGIINHGELVFQDSIKELHDKGQSHIAIKTQNPISAQKLLNTQGYMSLIQDGYLTIENLKDTDVAKINNILVHSNMDVFRIEEHKKSLEDIFLELTGKAVTL is encoded by the coding sequence ATGGAAATGATAGTTAAAACAAACAGACTTTCAAAAGAATACAATAAAATATTTAGAGTAAAAGACTTAGACCTTAGAGTACCAAAAGGAGCTGTATATGGCTTTTTAGGCCCTAATGGTGCTGGTAAATCTACTACTCTTAAAATGCTACTTGGACTTGCAAAACCTACACAAGGAAATATTAGTATTTTAGGTAAAGAGTTAAATGATAAAAACAGAATATCAATTTTAAATGATATTGGCTCATTGATAGAATCTCCATCATATTATGGACACTTGACAGGGCTTGAAAATATGACTATTATGCAAAGACTATTAGATTTACCTAAAAAAAATATACATGAAGCCTTAAAAATAGTAAGACTAGAAAATCAGAAAAATAAGAAGGTCAGTCAATATTCACTAGGTATGAAACAACGCCTTGGCATTGCCATGGCAATAATGAAGTTTCCAAAACTATTGATACTTGATGAACCTACAAATGGACTTGACCCAGCTGGAATTGAAGAAATTAGAGAACTAATAAAATCTCTTCCAGAAAAATATGGCATGACAGTTCTTATTTCTAGTCATCTTCTAAGTGAAATTGACCAAATCGCCACATCAATAGGAATAATAAATCATGGTGAACTTGTTTTTCAAGATAGTATAAAAGAACTTCATGATAAAGGTCAAAGTCATATTGCTATTAAAACACAAAATCCAATATCTGCTCAAAAACTTTTAAATACACAAGGATATATGTCACTTATACAAGATGGATATTTAACTATTGAAAATTTAAAAGATACAGATGTAGCTAAAATAAATAACATACTTGTACATTCAAATATGGATGTATTTAGAATAGAAGAACATAAAAAGAGCTTAGAGGATATATTCCTTGAACTTACTGGCAAGGCGGTGACTTTATAA
- a CDS encoding MerR family transcriptional regulator → MSITQLAKLRNLTSETLRYYDRINLIKPNYVDPNTKYRYYSILQYEELGTVKELRQLGMCINDITSYFNDRNFKKSIEIFEKYQETLHSEIREKIELEKVLNKKVEFLKQLDSLSPVNTITELTLPDRYMITFDKPTGGPHELALAVTELESHLNEIAPIVASDRVGAYGNDLILDESKDYIPLSPFIFIEDDDIKSSLKKLVPGGLYLSMYYDGDELERYHPSFDFIKEYMSEHNLCLNGDIYQIFKIDVTLTSYLNETLMEIQVPVKKI, encoded by the coding sequence TTGTCAATTACCCAATTAGCAAAACTTAGAAACCTTACAAGTGAAACACTAAGATATTATGACAGAATAAATCTTATAAAACCTAACTACGTAGACCCTAATACTAAATATAGATATTACTCTATTCTTCAATATGAAGAGTTAGGAACTGTAAAAGAACTAAGACAATTAGGAATGTGTATTAATGATATTACAAGTTATTTTAATGACAGAAATTTCAAAAAATCTATTGAAATTTTTGAAAAATACCAAGAAACACTTCACTCAGAAATCAGAGAAAAAATAGAGCTTGAAAAGGTATTAAATAAAAAGGTTGAATTTTTAAAACAACTAGATTCTCTATCTCCAGTAAATACAATTACAGAACTTACACTTCCAGATAGATATATGATTACCTTTGATAAACCAACTGGTGGACCTCATGAATTAGCTCTTGCTGTAACTGAATTGGAATCTCATTTAAATGAGATTGCTCCAATTGTTGCAAGCGATAGAGTGGGTGCTTATGGTAATGATTTAATTTTAGACGAATCTAAAGATTATATTCCTTTATCTCCATTTATATTCATAGAAGATGATGATATAAAGTCCTCTTTAAAAAAACTTGTTCCAGGGGGGTTATATCTTTCTATGTATTATGATGGTGATGAACTTGAAAGATACCATCCATCTTTTGATTTTATAAAAGAGTATATGAGTGAGCACAACCTATGCCTTAATGGCGATATTTATCAAATATTTAAAATAGATGTGACTCTTACTAGTTACTTAAATGAAACGCTTATGGAAATTCAAGTTCCAGTAAAAAAAATATAG
- a CDS encoding GNAT family N-acetyltransferase: MYSLRKLEEKDIEMVKSWLYQEYIVKWFGDASDWLNEIKGRNNEYNFIHHFIVESEHKAIGFCQYYNYNQSPLEDSEIPQPNGTYGIDYLIGEKNLLGKGIGKQLVKLISDKVIEENKNVVRIVADPIIEETRTNVASIKVLEANQFCYDEKSNLYKKDIKDI; encoded by the coding sequence ATGTATTCATTACGAAAATTAGAAGAAAAAGATATTGAGATGGTTAAATCATGGTTATATCAAGAATATATTGTAAAATGGTTTGGGGATGCTTCTGATTGGTTAAATGAAATAAAAGGTAGAAATAATGAATATAACTTTATACATCATTTCATTGTTGAATCTGAACACAAAGCTATTGGTTTTTGCCAATATTATAATTATAATCAAAGTCCCCTTGAGGATTCAGAAATTCCACAACCCAATGGAACGTATGGTATTGACTATCTAATTGGTGAAAAGAATCTGTTGGGAAAAGGCATTGGAAAGCAGTTGGTAAAATTGATTTCTGACAAAGTGATTGAAGAAAATAAAAACGTCGTTCGTATTGTAGCTGACCCAATAATCGAGGAAACAAGAACGAATGTAGCATCTATAAAAGTTTTAGAAGCAAATCAATTTTGTTATGATGAAAAATCTAATCTATATAAAAAAGATATAAAAGATATATAA
- a CDS encoding DUF3795 domain-containing protein has product MFESRCGVLCNSCARKEKVNCKGCTQMKGPFWGGECKVKTCCESKELNHCGECDTFPCDMLSNMGKEQGFDPTIKIEQCRKWLAEEKSLNDSLN; this is encoded by the coding sequence ATGTTTGAATCAAGATGTGGTGTACTCTGTAACAGTTGTGCAAGAAAAGAGAAAGTAAATTGTAAAGGATGTACTCAAATGAAAGGTCCATTTTGGGGTGGTGAATGTAAGGTTAAGACTTGCTGTGAAAGCAAAGAACTTAATCATTGTGGAGAATGTGATACTTTTCCTTGTGATATGCTTTCAAATATGGGGAAAGAGCAAGGTTTTGACCCTACAATAAAGATTGAACAATGCAGAAAATGGCTAGCTGAAGAAAAATCTTTAAATGATTCTCTTAATTAA
- a CDS encoding EutN/CcmL family microcompartment protein, with amino-acid sequence MEIGKIVGNVWATRKDEKLNGQKFLVVKLLNAKDTYKEGFLVAADNAGAGNGDLVLITRGSAARTSIERQSVPIDATIVGIVDSLEFADE; translated from the coding sequence ATGGAAATAGGAAAAATAGTTGGTAATGTATGGGCAACAAGAAAAGATGAAAAGTTAAATGGACAAAAATTCTTAGTTGTGAAACTATTAAATGCTAAAGATACATATAAAGAAGGTTTTTTAGTAGCAGCAGATAATGCAGGGGCAGGGAATGGAGATTTAGTTCTTATAACTAGAGGTTCTGCTGCTAGAACTTCAATAGAAAGACAGAGTGTTCCAATAGATGCAACTATAGTTGGTATAGTCGATTCTCTTGAATTTGCGGATGAATAA
- a CDS encoding BMC domain-containing protein, with protein MANANALGMIETKGLVGAIEAADAMVKAANVQLVGKEQVGGGLVTVMVRGDVGAVKAATDAGASAAERVGDLVSVHVIPRPHFEVDAILPKVNVD; from the coding sequence ATGGCAAATGCAAACGCATTAGGGATGATAGAAACTAAAGGATTAGTAGGAGCAATAGAAGCAGCAGACGCAATGGTTAAGGCTGCCAATGTTCAATTAGTTGGAAAAGAGCAAGTAGGTGGAGGTTTAGTTACAGTAATGGTAAGAGGTGATGTTGGAGCTGTTAAAGCTGCTACAGATGCAGGTGCTTCTGCTGCGGAGAGAGTTGGAGATTTAGTATCTGTTCATGTTATACCAAGACCACACTTTGAAGTAGATGCTATATTACCAAAAGTAAATGTTGATTAA
- a CDS encoding ABC transporter permease: MLRKSVLGEILKLKNSFIWYILLALPLLSVLIGTGNFYLNQDILKKEWYSLWTQVSLFYGEFFFPILIAIFCAYVCRLEHMNHNWNNVMTLPINLKNIFLSKLIVISILTAITQIVFVIFYIVAGNMIGFSQSVPNELTGWIVKGWIISISIASIQLYLSIKIRSFATPIGISLCLSLFGMGLLIAQPSIGIFFPYSMLGSAMGIIKQSALNVNDTIVTICVAFATTIIFSEIAKRNFRKNDVIS, translated from the coding sequence ATGTTAAGAAAATCAGTTTTGGGAGAAATCCTAAAGTTAAAAAATTCTTTTATATGGTATATATTATTGGCTTTACCACTTCTAAGTGTGCTAATTGGTACTGGAAACTTTTATCTAAATCAAGATATCCTTAAGAAAGAATGGTATAGCTTGTGGACTCAAGTTAGTCTATTTTATGGTGAGTTTTTCTTTCCTATATTAATAGCAATCTTTTGTGCCTATGTTTGCAGACTTGAACATATGAATCATAATTGGAATAATGTAATGACACTTCCAATCAATTTAAAAAACATTTTTTTATCTAAACTTATAGTTATTTCAATACTTACGGCTATCACTCAAATTGTTTTCGTTATTTTTTACATAGTTGCTGGAAATATGATTGGATTTTCCCAAAGTGTACCTAATGAACTCACTGGCTGGATTGTTAAGGGTTGGATTATTTCAATTTCAATAGCTTCTATACAACTATACCTATCTATAAAGATTAGAAGTTTTGCTACTCCTATTGGTATCAGTCTTTGCCTTTCTCTATTTGGAATGGGCTTACTAATAGCACAACCTTCTATTGGTATATTTTTCCCATACTCTATGTTAGGAAGTGCTATGGGTATTATAAAACAATCTGCTTTAAACGTTAATGATACTATAGTTACAATATGTGTTGCATTTGCCACTACTATAATATTTTCTGAAATCGCTAAGAGAAACTTTAGAAAAAATGATGTTATATCTTAA
- a CDS encoding ABC transporter permease: MKYLSLEFYKIKRKKIILMTFLFVAVEIIWCIMNSSRALTKNPDMLSGFEYSYMIMSFTSLNGLFFPILISIITSRISDIEHKGDTWKLLKSSATPLNSIYFSKFLCSTILISLSILIQILAILGFASFKDFIEPFSMSLIVKYTLGTILVSIAIIALHQWVATVFQNQMLAVTLGMLGSFIGLTSGLFFQGIRRLFIWSYYIELTPLNYAYDTALGSSVYKVNMNFSMTVLIFFVGMLIYYIGKNHLLKKEI, translated from the coding sequence ATGAAATATCTTAGTTTAGAATTTTATAAAATTAAAAGAAAGAAAATTATTTTGATGACATTTTTATTTGTAGCTGTTGAAATAATATGGTGTATCATGAATTCAAGTAGAGCTCTTACAAAGAATCCAGACATGCTAAGTGGATTTGAATATTCATACATGATTATGAGTTTTACAAGTTTAAATGGATTATTTTTTCCTATCTTAATATCAATAATTACTTCCCGAATAAGCGATATAGAGCATAAAGGAGATACATGGAAACTTTTAAAGTCTTCTGCTACACCCTTAAATAGTATTTATTTTTCTAAATTTTTATGCTCTACTATTTTGATATCATTATCTATACTTATACAAATATTGGCTATTTTAGGTTTTGCATCTTTTAAGGACTTTATCGAACCATTTTCTATGTCCTTAATTGTCAAATATACCTTAGGTACGATACTAGTTAGTATAGCTATAATAGCACTGCACCAATGGGTTGCAACTGTATTCCAAAATCAAATGCTTGCTGTTACACTTGGTATGTTAGGTAGCTTTATAGGTTTAACATCAGGACTATTTTTTCAAGGTATTCGTAGATTATTTATATGGTCTTATTACATAGAATTAACGCCTCTAAATTATGCTTATGACACTGCCCTTGGTTCATCAGTTTACAAAGTAAATATGAATTTTTCAATGACTGTTTTAATCTTCTTTGTTGGAATGTTAATTTATTATATTGGAAAAAATCATTTATTAAAAAAGGAAATATAG
- a CDS encoding N-acetyltransferase, producing MKMIIRQEKASDKDKVYEVIKAAFANEESSDHDEQNLVNRLRNSTRFVPELSLVAEDDGDIVGHILFTEIKVKNDVLLALAPVAVSPSVQGKKIGSKLIKEGHKIAKSKGYKGCVVLGHDKYYPKFGYQVASKFNIKAPFEVPDENFMAIELLDNGLKEVSGTVEYAKEFFE from the coding sequence ATTAAAATGATAATTAGACAAGAAAAAGCCAGTGACAAAGATAAAGTATATGAAGTCATTAAAGCTGCATTTGCAAATGAAGAATCTTCTGACCATGATGAACAAAACCTTGTTAATCGATTAAGAAATAGTACTAGATTTGTTCCAGAACTTTCACTTGTTGCTGAAGATGATGGAGATATAGTTGGGCATATTCTATTTACAGAAATAAAGGTTAAAAATGATGTGCTACTTGCACTAGCACCAGTAGCAGTTTCTCCAAGTGTCCAAGGTAAAAAAATAGGTTCAAAGTTAATTAAAGAAGGACATAAAATTGCAAAGTCAAAAGGATATAAAGGTTGTGTAGTTTTAGGTCATGACAAATATTATCCTAAGTTTGGCTATCAAGTAGCAAGTAAGTTTAATATAAAAGCTCCATTTGAAGTGCCAGATGAAAATTTTATGGCTATAGAACTACTAGACAATGGATTGAAAGAAGTGTCTGGTACTGTAGAATATGCAAAGGAATTTTTTGAATAG
- a CDS encoding response regulator transcription factor has protein sequence METIKDKKILVVDDHKELLKMIDEILRKDGFNRIFLASSYEEAVKVFKNIKPDCAILDVVLPDGDGFSIMRKIRETSKIPVIFLSARGEDEDRLIGLGLGADDYIVKPFLPKELTLRLIGILNRVYIPMEEEELPVFKLGDSVVVNLNTACVKKDGQEISLTAKEHSLLLKLYENKGRIVTSDALCQAIWGDDMYGYENTLMVHVRRVREKIEEAPSSPKHLLTVRGLGYKLIVN, from the coding sequence ATGGAAACAATAAAGGATAAAAAAATACTTGTGGTTGATGACCATAAAGAATTATTAAAAATGATAGATGAAATCTTAAGAAAAGATGGATTTAATAGAATTTTTCTAGCCTCTAGTTATGAAGAAGCTGTGAAAGTATTTAAAAATATAAAACCAGACTGTGCAATTTTAGATGTAGTATTGCCAGATGGAGATGGATTTTCTATTATGAGAAAAATTAGAGAGACGTCTAAGATACCAGTTATTTTTCTTTCTGCAAGAGGAGAGGATGAAGATAGATTGATTGGTTTGGGTTTAGGAGCTGATGATTATATAGTAAAGCCATTTTTACCTAAAGAACTTACTTTAAGGTTAATAGGTATACTAAATCGTGTATATATTCCTATGGAAGAAGAGGAGTTGCCAGTATTTAAACTAGGAGATTCTGTTGTTGTAAATTTAAATACTGCATGTGTAAAAAAAGATGGACAAGAAATATCTTTAACTGCTAAAGAACATTCCCTGCTTTTAAAGTTGTATGAAAATAAAGGGCGAATTGTTACTAGTGATGCACTATGTCAAGCTATATGGGGGGATGACATGTATGGGTATGAAAATACTCTTATGGTACATGTTAGGAGAGTTAGAGAAAAGATAGAGGAAGCACCATCTTCTCCTAAGCATCTTCTTACAGTAAGAGGGCTTGGATATAAATTAATTGTTAATTGA
- a CDS encoding phosphate propanoyltransferase — protein sequence MENLLNEIVKEVVSRVKKEVFIEVEASGRHVHLSEEDVEKLFGKGYILTKLKDLSQPGQYACKERVTIIGPKGTLKNVVVLGPCRKKTQVEISLTDGSILGLKPPIKQSGDLEDTLGIKIATEKGEIELQKGLMVAKRHIHMSIEDAKKFNVGDNEIVEVKVFGKRPLIFDDVVVRVSDKFKTYMHIDYDEANACAYSKGSIARIIKR from the coding sequence ATGGAAAACCTATTAAATGAAATAGTAAAAGAAGTAGTAAGTAGAGTTAAAAAAGAAGTATTTATAGAAGTTGAAGCGTCAGGAAGACATGTACATTTAAGTGAAGAAGATGTAGAAAAATTATTTGGTAAAGGATATATATTAACAAAATTAAAAGATTTATCTCAACCAGGTCAATATGCTTGTAAAGAAAGAGTTACAATAATTGGACCAAAGGGTACATTAAAAAATGTTGTAGTTCTTGGACCTTGTAGAAAGAAAACACAAGTAGAAATATCACTAACAGATGGTTCCATATTAGGATTGAAGCCACCAATAAAGCAAAGTGGAGATTTAGAAGATACCTTAGGTATTAAAATAGCTACAGAAAAAGGAGAGATTGAACTTCAAAAAGGTCTTATGGTAGCAAAAAGACATATACACATGTCGATAGAAGATGCCAAAAAATTTAATGTGGGAGACAATGAGATAGTTGAAGTTAAAGTATTTGGTAAAAGACCTCTAATATTTGATGATGTAGTTGTTAGGGTTAGCGATAAGTTTAAAACTTATATGCACATAGATTACGATGAGGCAAATGCATGCGCATATTCAAAAGGAAGTATTGCAAGGATAATAAAGAGATAG
- a CDS encoding cobalamin adenosyltransferase: protein MSVLTENQIRKEMRENKGNITEYYIEKGQIITPLAKSFLAEKKIEIKYIDNISNENNKNNKNKNKEAIKETVREESYKYKTVFGAKLNEKPEHMTHLNGDILVFKDHKRIILRGKIDSLESKILEVQVLCNKKSLGKLVNELQEILEFVRKIMRCEVLEEKLDSFKLLGLSEKELREHSHNPKKYFGIGHEFPTYKMGEEVVLINSIRTSTREAELCAYEAFKGEYGEVEREDLIKALNRLSSVFWIIIYKIRTGQYQ from the coding sequence ATGAGTGTTTTAACAGAAAATCAAATAAGAAAAGAAATGCGTGAAAATAAAGGGAATATAACTGAATATTACATTGAAAAAGGTCAAATTATAACTCCTTTAGCAAAGTCTTTTTTAGCCGAAAAAAAGATTGAAATAAAATATATTGATAATATTTCAAATGAAAATAATAAAAATAATAAGAATAAGAATAAGGAAGCTATAAAAGAAACAGTAAGAGAAGAATCTTATAAGTACAAAACTGTATTTGGAGCTAAGTTAAATGAAAAGCCAGAACATATGACTCATTTAAATGGAGATATATTAGTATTTAAAGACCATAAAAGGATAATTTTAAGGGGAAAGATAGACTCGTTAGAATCAAAAATACTAGAAGTTCAAGTTTTATGCAACAAAAAGAGTCTTGGAAAATTAGTAAATGAATTACAAGAAATATTAGAGTTTGTAAGGAAAATAATGAGATGTGAAGTGTTAGAAGAAAAATTAGATAGCTTTAAGCTTTTAGGTCTATCTGAAAAAGAGTTGAGAGAGCATTCTCATAATCCTAAAAAATATTTTGGTATAGGTCATGAATTTCCAACTTATAAAATGGGTGAAGAAGTAGTACTCATAAATAGTATAAGAACTAGTACTAGGGAAGCTGAACTCTGTGCATATGAAGCGTTTAAAGGTGAATATGGAGAAGTTGAGAGAGAAGATTTAATAAAAGCTCTTAATAGATTGTCATCAGTGTTCTGGATTATAATTTATAAAATAAGAACTGGACAATACCAGTAG
- a CDS encoding TfoX/Sxy family protein, which produces MGELSKLPNIGPVVEVQLNQVGITTYEQLKEIGSKQAWLKIKSIDASACINRLYSLEGAIQGIRKSQLSSDEKEELKEFYNIFKC; this is translated from the coding sequence ATGGGTGAACTTTCTAAATTACCAAATATAGGTCCTGTAGTTGAGGTTCAATTAAACCAAGTTGGAATCACAACCTATGAACAGTTAAAGGAAATAGGTAGCAAGCAGGCATGGTTAAAAATAAAATCTATTGATGCTTCTGCATGTATTAACCGTCTATATTCACTAGAAGGTGCAATTCAAGGCATCAGAAAAAGTCAATTATCCTCAGATGAAAAGGAAGAATTAAAAGAATTTTATAATATATTTAAGTGTTAG
- a CDS encoding TIGR02536 family ethanolamine utilization protein: MDYNNIIEIIVEELYKKINTMNAGYIENENRKKVIILYENDKSKFDLLNDKFNIEMFDSATKDCDAVIVSKLCMRGICNLALGNSFSNEERFLLKMLMKGKKVYVLDEGIEYKLYKDTAPKALYNKYRAYEEDICRYGVKIIKNLNEITLSEETFNKEILNKEILNEEILNEEKVKIDDNFSIDLTQKRLISESDLRKPMISGTKDIIVSKNSIITPLAIDFIRIHNITVKRI, from the coding sequence ATGGATTACAACAATATTATAGAGATTATAGTAGAAGAACTTTACAAAAAAATAAATACTATGAATGCTGGATATATAGAAAATGAAAATAGAAAAAAAGTAATTATATTATATGAAAATGATAAAAGTAAATTTGACTTATTAAATGATAAGTTTAATATAGAAATGTTTGATAGTGCTACAAAAGATTGTGATGCAGTAATAGTATCAAAACTTTGTATGAGGGGTATTTGCAACTTAGCATTAGGAAATAGTTTTTCAAATGAAGAAAGATTTCTATTAAAAATGCTTATGAAAGGTAAGAAAGTATATGTGTTAGATGAAGGAATAGAATACAAACTCTATAAAGACACTGCACCTAAAGCACTATACAATAAATACAGAGCTTATGAAGAGGATATTTGTAGGTATGGAGTAAAGATTATAAAGAATTTAAATGAGATAACATTAAGTGAGGAAACGTTTAATAAAGAAATATTGAATAAAGAAATATTGAATGAAGAAATATTGAACGAAGAAAAAGTAAAAATAGATGATAATTTTAGCATAGATTTGACACAAAAAAGGCTTATATCTGAGTCTGATTTGAGAAAGCCTATGATAAGTGGAACTAAGGATATTATCGTAAGCAAAAATAGTATAATAACTCCATTAGCTATTGATTTTATAAGAATACATAATATAACAGTAAAAAGAATATAG
- a CDS encoding DUF861 domain-containing protein: MSTLNKDMLEVLVRQIIEENLNGSKNNIDFNRHKDISGITSIKLPRVKVDESNRLDTGNPNDIVYTKDLITLEESPRLGCGIMEMKETTFDWTLNYDEVDYIIEGTLDILIDGRKITASEGELILIPKGSSIKFSVPNYARFIYVTYPADWESQK, translated from the coding sequence ATAAGTACATTAAACAAAGATATGTTGGAAGTCTTAGTTAGACAAATAATAGAAGAAAATTTAAATGGTTCTAAAAATAATATAGATTTTAATAGACACAAAGATATAAGTGGAATAACTTCTATAAAATTACCAAGAGTAAAGGTAGATGAAAGTAATAGATTAGATACTGGTAATCCAAATGATATAGTTTATACAAAAGATTTAATTACTTTAGAAGAAAGTCCAAGACTAGGTTGTGGAATTATGGAAATGAAAGAAACAACTTTCGATTGGACCTTAAATTATGATGAAGTAGACTATATAATAGAAGGAACTTTAGACATATTAATAGATGGAAGAAAGATAACAGCATCTGAAGGGGAGCTAATACTCATACCAAAAGGAAGTAGTATAAAGTTTTCAGTACCTAATTATGCTAGGTTTATATATGTAACATACCCAGCAGATTGGGAATCACAAAAGTAA
- a CDS encoding Pathogenicity locus → MGELRKIPGVGKETEKDLIMLGYTTIESLKDANPEELYQKECLMSGQHIDRCQLYVYRCAIYFASTENPDPEKLKWWYWKD, encoded by the coding sequence ATGGGAGAATTGAGAAAAATTCCTGGGGTAGGAAAGGAAACTGAAAAAGACCTAATAATGTTGGGATATACAACAATTGAATCCCTTAAAGATGCCAATCCAGAAGAGTTGTACCAAAAAGAATGCTTAATGAGTGGGCAACATATAGATAGATGTCAACTATATGTATACCGCTGTGCAATATATTTTGCATCAACAGAAAACCCAGACCCAGAAAAACTAAAGTGGTGGTATTGGAAAGACTAA